The genomic segment TACtgaaaattgactttcggtacaccgtacactGGGAAtaccatattcagcacacgTTGTGCCGAAAATGGGCTACAGTgctattttcggcacaccatgtgctgatgaacagtaatagcagtgcgtttgaatttcgctttccctcttcttcaaaacggtggtcttctgttactccaaaaattttaaaactttttttacatgttcaataatccatgtgcaacctatttaattggattcatcaaaaaaccctttgtatatttaaaactaaaattctcaaaaaagattacttttataacttgtaacaattgttagtgtctcaaataaattcttaaaaatctagaaaaattcactaatattcttcttatgtgatggactaatttctaaaattatttctagccctaggttatatgatgaaaaagtgagttcctttgtaatgctccatttatatctatttttatcatttcatgtcatattcttgttttaattcaatttgaattcgaacaaaattcaactatctAGAGTAGTCTAGACCAAGTCGCCCCGCATCAAGAGGATGCGAGCGACCGAGTAAAAATAATCAGCGGGTGAAAACCCACGGAATTGAAGATGGAATCGATGAAATTTAGAGGAGATGCTCTAATGCCATATTGGGAAGCGTTGTCACCTCTCTCGAGACTGTGTGGATGTATAGCCGAACCACAACTAGAGTTACAAACGGATTACACCTCATAAAGATGATTtcgatcacatgaaataatgcATGGATACAAAACCGAGTTTATCTCTGAGTTCTATCTCTAAACCTATCCAaacacaaaaaaataatatgttcGTCGTGGAGTACGTCAGAAAGATGATGAGTTGGTTACGATAATTTTTTGGTAAACTTACCCCTTGATTgtaggttttgtgcatgtttaaatttatttttattcaaattgaactaaaaagagaatatcacatgaaatgataaaaatacatataaatgaagcattacaaatgaactcactttttcatcatataaactagggttggaaataattttagaaattagtccatcatataagaagaatattagtgaattttcctagatttttggaatttatttgagacgctaacaattgttacaagttataaaagtagtcttttttttggagaattttagttttaaatatacaaacgatttttcggtgaatccaattaaagtggattgcacatggattatggaacacatgaaaaaagttttaaattttttggaatAACAGAAGACTACCGTTTGGAAAAAGAgggaaaacgaaattcaaaagcactgctgttactgttcatACACGACACTGTTCGAAAATGGCACTGTAGCCTcatttttggcacaccgtgtaccaaatatgctatttttgaggtacggtgtaccgaaagtcaattttcggtaaacgaggtgccgaatacgtatgctaaaattataaatacgacgatatgttatctatttcggtaaatacgatcgcgtatgttgtctaattttgtatttttaccCAGCACATTTCATCCAACAAGCATATATAGAAAATTACTTACAGGGTGTGATAAAACTGAACTTGAAGATGGGTTTGTTGTACCTTGTGGGCAGGTGTGCCTTCTCTAGGAAGGGCAGAGCTTCAGACTGCATGCGAGGACTTCATCAATGTGATTGGCACTTCATCCGACTGCACGTTATATAAGGGAATTCTGTCAAGTGGAGTTGAAATAGTTGTTGTCTCCACTTCAGTCAACTCTGCCGAAGATTGGTCAGATCGGTCCGAGGAGCAATTCAGGAACAAGGTACTAATAACGTGTAATATGCAAAAATACAAAGGTACTCGTTCTGTCAAGACAGCTAGCATGTTACTACTGTGTATTACTAACTGCTCTTCTTTCAGATCTCAGTATTGTCCAGAGTGAACCATAAGAACTTCATGAACCTACTCGGTTACTGCACATGCGAGGAACCATTCACAAGGATGATGGTGCTCGAGTATGCTCCTTGCGGTTCCCTCTTTGAGCATTTGCATAGTGAGTGTCCTATAGCCCTACCTCAGCATCTTGATACCATCCAAATGGCGTTCTAGACTTAATTTTGGTTAAAATTCTTTTCAGAAATAACTGTGCTACTTTAATTCTTGTTTCCTAATCTTTATCCATCCTTTTTTTATGGTACCTTGATTCTGAACAAGTTAATGAAGTAACTATTGATTGTGCTGACGGAATATATCCTCTGAATGATTGTGCAGTTAGAGAAGCAGAAGATTTGGACTGGCCTACACGGCTTCGCATCATCATGGGAGTAGCATACTGCTTAGAGCAGATGAGCCAGCTAGACCCTCCTGTCACCCCAACAAACCTGAGCTCCTCATCCATCTACCTGACCGATGACTACGCGGCCAAGATCTCCGACATGGAATTCTGGAAGGACGACAAAGACGCCGCTTTGCAAAATCCTATTAATGACCAAGAAAGCATGATCGTGTACAAGTTCGGCATCCTGCTGCTTGAGGTGATCTCCGGTCGGCTACCGTTCTCTGAAGACCACGGCCTGCTCGTCTTGTGGGCGTCGAGCTACCTGGACGGCAGGAGGCCGCTCAGTGGGATGGCTGACCCAACTCTGAAGTCGTCTGTGCCTGACAAGGATGTGGCGGCGTTGTGTGATGTTGTGAGACTGTGCATAAACccggagagagagaagagaccAGCCACGGGCGAGGTTGCGAGGATGATGAGAGGTGTCACCGCGTTGTCGCCGGAGCAGGCGACCCCGCGGGACAACCCCCTGTGGTGGGCCGAGCTTGAGATTGCCTCGGCGGAAACCGGTTGAAATTCAGAGACAAGGGAGCAAGGATAGCTAAactgaattttcttttatttcgtcTTCAGTTATTTTGAtgtctcttttccttttttttttttgctgcggATCACTGTGAATCTGCAagcttttttaattttttttttatcatggtTGCTAATCTGTATAAAATTACTAGTCCTTGAAGGTTTCTGATCCTGATGAGATGTATACCTGAGCTATATTATATAGTGAGTTGTAGCGAGAGAACCGAGTCCAATGGATTTGAGCCTGCATGTTTTGGCCAATGCAGCAGGGCATGGTTTCTCTGCTAAGTCCAATTCCATCTATTGCTACAATGCTAGACGCAGCATGTTTTCCCCTAAAATACAAAGTAAAGTAACAAATCTCGTCTATTTAAGTTGCAAATATTGTAATCATTTTccaagtttttttctttctgtagCATAGCATTAGTTGCCTCCTCCATCCATCAGAAGTTGAGAACTTTCAGAAGCATCCAAGGACGGTGCGCTTCACCTTCACCGGTGATGGTGAAGCAACCAACCCCTCCCCAATTGTCTCCAATGGCAACCGCATCGAACAGCACCCATCCCTCTGCTCCCCTTAACCAAGACTACCACGACCACGAcgaggaagatgatgaagacttcgacgacgacgacctcGATGACGAAGCCGATGGGGAggatgacgatgatgaagaacccTCCCCGTCCGAGGAGGCCCGCCTCGAAGCCGTGCTCCGGCGGCTCACGGCGGAGGACGTCCGGATCCGGGTGCACCAGGTGGCCATCCGGGGCTGCGCCCGCACGCGGCGTGCCGCAGTGGAGGCTGCGGTGGGCCCAGACCTCGCGCGTTCCGCCACCGTCCGAGACCTGGTGCGCGCTGCAGCCGCGGCCGGAGAGCGGCTTCGGCGCCTCGGTACCTTCGAGACCGTCTCCATCACCCTCGACGCGGCACCGCCAGGGATccccggcagcggcggcgggggcgccgTCGTTGTCCTCGTTGACGTCGCGGAGGCACGCGGCCGCGCTGCCGGCGAACTCGGCGTCTTCGCCAACGCCCAGGTGCGCATTCAACTCAAAATGCCTTCTTTCTACAGAATTGAGTTGTCTTGCACTATCCATGTTGTAATAGGAGTAAAGTGGATTCAGTTTACTGCCTTTGCTTGAGCAATTCAGATTAGGACTCACACAGTCTTTTATTCTTGCTTCAATTTAGAGACCTCGGTCCAGAATCTAAGCTAATTTGACTCTAAAAGAGGGTGCTTTCATTGAACTATGCAGTCCTGTGGACTGCTGGTCAATACAATTAATTGGATTTTACTAATGTGCTTGCTTTCAGAAGGATCAGACAAGGCCCTTGCTTACATAATTTTGATGTGAGCAGGTGTTATGCCGGTACCAATACATTGTCTTGGATGATGTATAGAACTAGGACTATTGATGTGTATCCGTTTAAGTTAGTGTGAATTTTTAGGAAGAATGGGGCCTGTAGTAATTGCATTTAATTGGGATTGAGTCAGGTCTCTTCAGGTGCTTTGCGGAATGATTATATGATCGCAGTTTCTTGAATCCCCCTGCTCTGGTTCCTGAATCAAAATCAAGtagtttcctttattttctgGTTCAGTATTGCAGTATTTCTAACAACCTTCATTATAGTAATTTTGTTGTTATATCCCTCTATGTCAAAGTCATACATGTTCCACAACATAGCTTGGATGAACATGCTCATTTAACAGATTTGTGCACGCTGTTAAATAATCAATCTTCAGACCTACTCCGTAGGTAGAGGATGCCTCATTTGTATGACCTCAATTGGTTCCCGAATGTACTTGTCTCAAGTCTCACCAATTTTCTTCGTGTATACCTTTTGCAGACTAGACCATGTTCACTGGAAGGTTCACTGAAGTTGAAGAACCTATTTGGATTCTGTGAGACCTAGGATGCATCAGGCACTCTTGAATTAGATCAGACAGCAGAACTAAGCGCTGGAGTGGGAATGCCAAGAATCGGAGCAATACCAACTCCGCTGATGGCCCGCATATCATTTCTGTCTAAGGACTGGTTAAAGTCCTCACTCAAAGAATACCTGATGGACGTTTCTGTTGGCTTGCTCTCCACCATGAACCATAACCTTGCTTATAATCTGACATGGCGAACTTTAACTGACCAAGCACGCATGCCATCCAATTCCATACAAGAGCAATTAGGACATAGTCTTTTGTCCTCTATTAAGTACGTGTACAAGGTTGACCAGAGGGATTCAACCATAAGACCTACACGTGGGTATGCTTTTCTGTCGTCTTCTCAAGTTGGAGGCCTTGCACCAGGGAGCAAAAATTCGTGGTTTCTTAGGCAGGTATTGTTTGTACTCCATCCTTTGTTTCCCTTGAAAACCATGTAACCTTTTAATTATATCATAAAGAAATCTTGttatttgccttttctttgatAGCGTTATGAATCTTTGGACATTTTGTACTTATTCTTTATTGTATTTGTACGTCTTGCTTTCTTTGCCAACTGCACTATTAATACTAACAATATAGTCTGTGGTCACAGTCCATATTTTCTCCCTTCAAATATACCTTTTGGTTGTTTGTATGATATTGGTGGATCAAAGACCAAAATTTTCAAAGTTCTGTGATCTGTTAAAGCATCCTAATGGCAGTTCCCTTTGTTTTCAGTCCTTGTTTCTAGCACAAAATTCGGCAATTTTGAATTTCAATGAAATGAACTTcaccattttttattttctagaaTCTAATTCATGcacatcagattttttttattacacaACTGAACGATTCAATCTGAAACATATTTATTCATTTCTCCTTAGCATCATTCATTTTCTCGATTGCCTATCAGGAATTTGATCTTCGAGTGGCGCTGCCGCTGGGTGTGCTGAATGGTGCTTTCAACGCTGGAGTGGCTGCAGGAGTCATCCATCCGTTGGAAAGGGGATCCACAGGATCTGTCTCACCACTTTCAGAAAGGTTTTACTTGGGTGGTAACAGGTCTCTTGTTTGCCGCTTGGGTGGACCATCATCACTCTTAGGCTTCAAAGCAAGAGGGCTGGGGCCGAGAGACTTCAGAATCTGTGGCCTGAATAATTGTGAAAATGGCGCTTCCAGTTCTCCAGGGCTAAATGGGCTGGGAGGGGACATAGCAGTGACAGCCTTTGCTGACCTGTCATTTGATATACCTCTGAAGCTACTCAGGGATCTGGGGGTTCATGGCCATGCATTTGTCTCTGCTGGAAATCTTGCTAAATTAACTGAGTGTGATCTTCGGAAATTTCCCCTTACTGACTTCATACAAACATTCAGGAGTTCTGCAGGATTTGGTGTAGTTGTGCCAACCAGATTGTTTCGCATAGAGGTTTGCCCTTGACATTCTTCAGCTGCGCCACTGAAGTTATCAATGAAACTACATTATTTTGTTGTTTTACTTTTTCTGAACAAGTGTTTCTCCTCTTATCCAGATGAATTACTGCCACATCCTGAAACAGTTTGATCATGACAAGGGAAAGACAGGCATACAGTTTAACTTCTCTTCACCCTAATTTCTTTGTCAATATGTTCTCATCAAAATGAATGGTTGTATTTTTCTCACTATTCtgatttctttttccttttggcAAGAGCTTATCTATCAaatctctctagctctctccaAAAGAAAAGGGCCTTGCAAACTGTAAGTGATAAATTGTTTGTCCTGGCTTATGGATTTAATATCGTGACTTGTAAAGCCTCAAAGCAAAAGGAAAGCAAAAGAGGCAGGGATGCTTCAGTTTTCAATGCTGATCTGCATGTTCTGGACTGCAATTGATGAAATAGTGTTGTACAAAGATCTGTCAATGAGCCAACAGTAGTGGGGTCCATTGATGGGGATCTGTTTCTGTAGAATAGTAGGAATGGGTAATGCAGATGCTGGAATGCCATCCTGTAGA from the Phragmites australis chromosome 19, lpPhrAust1.1, whole genome shotgun sequence genome contains:
- the LOC133900136 gene encoding inactive receptor-like serine/threonine-protein kinase At2g40270 isoform X1; translation: MRWCVRPFHSAKDAEERRGLSSSLGLGTKMESWSIRAAYFLFFSLLVSDRLGSCASINGQGRPLLRFRDSIAEDPSSSNWEVSCSDDGKMVDFILKGYKLSGELPPDLHKHTVISEALSDGGTQSCRKFLTKTIQSAIQRRLLHPNDHLGPASSIHAPGENSHFDHSSKPAGLEPETRKSFMLPHREIYTWAITGAVLLVVVATIIYLFFFHRKKDNTVMPWTTGLSGPLRTAFVTGVPSLGRAELQTACEDFINVIGTSSDCTLYKGILSSGVEIVVVSTSVNSAEDWSDRSEEQFRNKISVLSRVNHKNFMNLLGYCTCEEPFTRMMVLEYAPCGSLFEHLHIREAEDLDWPTRLRIIMGVAYCLEQMSQLDPPVTPTNLSSSSIYLTDDYAAKISDMEFWKDDKDAALQNPINDQESMIVYKFGILLLEVISGRLPFSEDHGLLVLWASSYLDGRRPLSGMADPTLKSSVPDKDVAALCDVVRLCINPEREKRPATGEVARMMRGVTALSPEQATPRDNPLWWAELEIASAETG
- the LOC133900136 gene encoding protein MALE DISCOVERER 2-like isoform X3, translating into MRWCVRPFHSAKDAEERRGLSSSLGLGTKMESWSIRAAYFLFFSLLVSDRLGSCASINGQGRPLLRFRDSIAEDPSSSNWEVSCSDDGKMVDLTIQSAIQRRLLHPNDHLGPASSIHAPGENSHFDHSSKPAGLEPETRKSFMLPHREIYTWAITGAVLLVVVATIIYLFFFHRKKDNTVMPWTTGLSGPLRTAFVTGVPSLGRAELQTACEDFINVIGTSSDCTLYKGILSSGVEIVVVSTSVNSAEDWSDRSEEQFRNKISVLSRVNHKNFMNLLGYCTCEEPFTRMMVLEYAPCGSLFEHLHIREAEDLDWPTRLRIIMGVAYCLEQMSQLDPPVTPTNLSSSSIYLTDDYAAKISDMEFWKDDKDAALQNPINDQESMIVYKFGILLLEVISGRLPFSEDHGLLVLWASSYLDGRRPLSGMADPTLKSSVPDKDVAALCDVVRLCINPEREKRPATGEVARMMRGVTALSPEQATPRDNPLWWAELEIASAETG
- the LOC133900136 gene encoding inactive receptor-like serine/threonine-protein kinase At2g40270 isoform X2, giving the protein MESWSIRAAYFLFFSLLVSDRLGSCASINGQGRPLLRFRDSIAEDPSSSNWEVSCSDDGKMVDFILKGYKLSGELPPDLHKHTVISEALSDGGTQSCRKFLTKTIQSAIQRRLLHPNDHLGPASSIHAPGENSHFDHSSKPAGLEPETRKSFMLPHREIYTWAITGAVLLVVVATIIYLFFFHRKKDNTVMPWTTGLSGPLRTAFVTGVPSLGRAELQTACEDFINVIGTSSDCTLYKGILSSGVEIVVVSTSVNSAEDWSDRSEEQFRNKISVLSRVNHKNFMNLLGYCTCEEPFTRMMVLEYAPCGSLFEHLHIREAEDLDWPTRLRIIMGVAYCLEQMSQLDPPVTPTNLSSSSIYLTDDYAAKISDMEFWKDDKDAALQNPINDQESMIVYKFGILLLEVISGRLPFSEDHGLLVLWASSYLDGRRPLSGMADPTLKSSVPDKDVAALCDVVRLCINPEREKRPATGEVARMMRGVTALSPEQATPRDNPLWWAELEIASAETG